GGCCAGAGGCAATCCGATCTTGCCGAGACCGATGACTGCGACGGTCACGGAATCGGGTGGAGACGGATGACGCTGTCGGAGTCCGCTGCCTCGAGAACGCGTTCGGCCATTTCGAGTGCTGCCAAGCCCTCGTGTAGCGAAACGACTGAAGCCGACTCCCCACGAACCAGGTCGCGAAAGGCCGAGAGCTCACTGACGAGCGGCTCCGGCTTGTCGATGGCGAAACGTAGGACATCGCCCTCGGAGACACCGCGGAACCCGGCCAGGTTGTCCCACCGAGCCGGGACGCTGGCGTTCGCGAAGCGGGTGAGATCGGCCGTCAGCGTGTCGGCGACGAAGCGCCCGCGTTCTCCCGTCACGGCGATGTATCGCTCCTTCGTGGGGGTGAGCCAGTTGACGAGGTGGCTGGCGACGGCTCCATCGGACAGCGTTGCAGCGACGGCCACGAGATCCTCATGTGGCCGACCGGAGCGGTGCAGGATGTGCGCCGACACGGTGTCATAGGTCGATCCCGTGACCCACGGGGTCAGGTCGAGGTCATGCGTGGCGAGATCCTTGACGACACCGACATCGCGAATTCGGTCGGGAAATGGTCCTTGTCGACTCGTGACCACCTGGTAGATCTCTCCGAGCTCGCCGGCCGCCAGGCGTGAATGGAGTGCCTGAACCGCGGGGTTGTAGCGCTCGATGTGGCCGACACCCGCCGGAACCCCGGCAGCCTCGAACGTCTCCACGAGGCGCATCCCGTCGGTGGTCGTCGCAGCTAGTGGCTTCTCGAGGAGCGTGGGTATCCCCGCCGCAGCCAGGCGCATCCCGAGTTCGACATGGTCGACTGTCGGAGCTGCCACGACGCACATGTCCGGACGCTGGTCGAGCAGCTCATCGAGGTCCCGGAAGATCGGGCACGTCAGCGGTGGCGCATCATGCGGTCCCTCCGGTTCGGCGACACCGACGAGTTGGACACCCGTGAGCTCTCCCAGAACGCGCACGTGGTGCCGGCCCATGACGCCCATTCCGATTACGCATGCTCGCAAGAGGGAACTCATGGATCAGTGACCTCGTTC
This Acidimicrobiia bacterium DNA region includes the following protein-coding sequences:
- a CDS encoding Gfo/Idh/MocA family oxidoreductase, encoding MSSLLRACVIGMGVMGRHHVRVLGELTGVQLVGVAEPEGPHDAPPLTCPIFRDLDELLDQRPDMCVVAAPTVDHVELGMRLAAAGIPTLLEKPLAATTTDGMRLVETFEAAGVPAGVGHIERYNPAVQALHSRLAAGELGEIYQVVTSRQGPFPDRIRDVGVVKDLATHDLDLTPWVTGSTYDTVSAHILHRSGRPHEDLVAVAATLSDGAVASHLVNWLTPTKERYIAVTGERGRFVADTLTADLTRFANASVPARWDNLAGFRGVSEGDVLRFAIDKPEPLVSELSAFRDLVRGESASVVSLHEGLAALEMAERVLEAADSDSVIRLHPIP